The Streptomyces sp. NBC_01463 DNA window ACGGAGTCGCCGACCTCGAAGTCCAGCACCTGGACCTCGACCTTGCGGGACGGAGCCGGCTTGCCCTCGGCCTCTGCGGCCTCGCGGGCGGCCTTCTCCTCGGCCTCCGGCGCGAGCATCTTGACGATCTCGTCCAGCGTCAGCGGGTACGGGTCGTAGGCGTTGCCCACGAAGCCGGTGACACCGGGAGTGTTGCGGACGACGCCCCAGGACTCGTTCGTCAGGTCCATGCGCACCAGGACGTAACCCGGGAGCTTGTTCTGCCGGACGTTCTTGCGCTCGCCGTTCTTGATCTGGACGATTTCCTCCTCAGGCACCTCGGCCTGATAGATGAACTCCTCCACGTTCAGCGAGACGGCGCGCTGCTCCAGGTTGGCCTTCACACGCTTCTCGTAACCGGCGTACGTGTGAATGACGTACCACTCGCCCGGGAGGCCGCGGAGCTCCTCGCGCAGGGCGGTGACGGCGTCGACGGGCTCGGCCGGCTCGGCCTCTTCCTCGTCGGTCTCGTCAGCGGCTTCGTCGGTCGCCTCGGCGTCCTCGTCGGAAGCCTCGTCCTCGGCGTCAGCGGCCTCGTCGGCGGCTTCCTCGGTGTGCACGGCGGCCTGCTCGGCGGGCTCGCCCGCGGCGGCGTCGGCAGCTTCAGCCTGGTCCGGCTCCACAGCGTCCGCCGCCTCGACGATGTCGAGCTCGTCCTCGGCGGACTCGAAGGCGCCCGCCGTCGGCTCGACGGCGTCGTTCAGGTTCGGGTCAGACACGGTGGCTGCTTCTTCCTGGATACAAATGGGTGGAACATGCGAAAGGGGCGCCCATGAGGCGCCCTCCGCGGGATCAGCCGAAGACGTACTTGATGACCCGCTGGAAACCGAAGTCAATCACGGTAACAAGACCAATCATGACGACCACGAACACGATCACCACGGAGGTGTATGTCGTCAGCTGGTTGCGAGTCGGCCAGACAACCTTGCGGAGCTCGGCGACGATCTGGCGGTAGAAGAGCGCGAGACGGCCCAGAGGGCCCTTCTTGCCGCGCTTGCCGCCCTTCCGGGTCTTCTTCTTCGACTCGGGGACTTCATCCTCGGCATCAGGCATGTCGATGGAGCCCACGGCGTCCGTCACGCTTCTCACCTGATTCCGGGTCATGGCCGTGCCGCGCCCGGTGGAGCCGCACGGCGGTGCATTGAAGTACGTACATGCGCACACATCCTGGCGAAGGAGTGTGTAGCAGGGCCGGAGGGACTTGAACCCCCAACCGCTGGTTTTGGAGACCAGTGCTCTACCAATTGAGCTACGACCCTTTGTGGTTTCCACCAACCTACCGCATGTTCCCGGATGCTCCGGGTGCAGGAACGGTGCGGCTGGTGAAGGCCAACGACAGGTGAGTGTACGTGCTCAGAGGCCCGGCGTCGAACAGATAGCTCCCGACCGTTCCTGCCCGATGCTGTCCGGTGGCGTTCCGATTGGCTGTCCGCATGCTGTCCGAGTGCTGTCCGGTCCATGAAACCCCTGTGCCGACGGGGAATACGGTCTGGGAGCATGGGGGCATGAGCGCTGCTACTTCTCCCTCCGAGCGCCGGGTCTCCGCCCGCATCGGTGCCATCTCCGAGTCCGCCACCCTCGCCGTCGACGCCAAGGCCAAGGCCCTCAAGGCCGCCGGCCGTCCGGTGATCGGCTTCGGTGCCGGCGAGCCCGACTTCCCGACGCCCGGCTACATCGTCGACGCCGCGGTCGAGGCCTGCCGCAACCCGAAGTACCACCGCTACACCCCCGCGGGCGGGCTCCCCGAGCTCAAGGCCGCCATCGCAGAGAAGACGCTGCGCGACTCCGGCTACCAGGTCGACGCCTCCCAGATCCTGGTGACCAACGGCGGCAAGCAGGCCATCTACGAAGCCTTCGCCGCGATCCTCGACCCGGGCGACGAGGTCATCGTCCCGGCGCCGTACTGGACCACCTACCCCGAGTCGATCCGCCTGGCCGGCGGTGTCCCGGTGGAGGTCGTCGCCGACGAGACCACCGGGTACCGGGTCTCCGTGGAGCAGCTGGAGGCGGCCCGTACCGAGCGCACGAAGGTCGTCCTGTTCGTCTCCCCGTCGAACCCGACCGGTGCGGTCTACAGCGGGGCGGACGCCGAGGCGATCGGCAAGTGGGCCGTCGAGCACGGCCTGTGGGTGCTGACCGACGAGATCTACGAGCACCTGGTCTACGGCGACGCGAAGTTCACCTCGCTGCCGGCGATCGTGCCCGAGCTGCGCGACAAGTGCATCGTGGTCAACGGGGTCGCCAAGACGTACGCGATGACCGGCTGGCGCGTGGGGTGGATCGTCGGCCCCAAGGACGTCGTGAAGGCCGCGACCAACCTGCAGTCGCACGCGACGTCCAACGTCTCCAACGTGGCGCAGATCGCCGCGCTGGCCGCCGTCTCCGGGAACCTGGACGCGGTCGCCGAGATGCGCACCGCCTTCGACCGGCGCCGGCAGACCATCGTGCGGATGCTCAACGAGATCGACGGCGTGCTCTGCCCCGAGCCCGAGGGCGCGTTCTACGCGTACCCCTCGGTGAAGGAGCTGCTCGGCAAGGAGATCCGCGGCAAGCGTCCGGCCACCTCGGTCGAGCTGGCGGCGCTGATCCTGGACGAGGCCGAGGTCGCGGTCGTACCGGGCGAGGCCTTCGGTACGCCGGGCTACCTGCGCCTTTCCTACGCGCTGGGTGACGAGGACCTCGTCGAGGGCGTTTCGCGGCTCCAGAAGCTGCTGGGCGAGGCCAAGGCCTGACGCCTCCCGCATGCGGTCAGCGACCCCCGGCTCCGGCCGGGGGTCGCTTTCTTGTTCGCTCCTTCGTTCGATGGGCAACTCGATGGGGAATCCGGCTACCGCGACACCCCGTCCGTGCGGCAAGATCTTTGAATGGAGCGTGATGTACGGCTGTTGCCCAAGGCCCACCTGCACCTGCATTTCACCGGGTCGATGCGGCCCACGACGCTGCTCGAACTCGCCGACAAGTACGGCGTGCGGCTGCCGGAGGCGCTGACCGGCGGCGAGCCTCCCCAACTGCGCGCGACGGACGAGCGCGGCTGGTTCCGCTTCCAGCGGCTCTACGACATCGCCCGGTCCTGTCTGCGGTCGCCCGAGGACATCCAGCGGCTGGTGCGCGAGGCCGCCCAGGAGGACGTGGCGGACGGCTCGGGCTGGCTGGAGATCCAGGTCGACCCCACCTCGTACGCCCCCCTGCTCGG harbors:
- the nusG gene encoding transcription termination/antitermination protein NusG, coding for MSDPNLNDAVEPTAGAFESAEDELDIVEAADAVEPDQAEAADAAAGEPAEQAAVHTEEAADEAADAEDEASDEDAEATDEAADETDEEEAEPAEPVDAVTALREELRGLPGEWYVIHTYAGYEKRVKANLEQRAVSLNVEEFIYQAEVPEEEIVQIKNGERKNVRQNKLPGYVLVRMDLTNESWGVVRNTPGVTGFVGNAYDPYPLTLDEIVKMLAPEAEEKAAREAAEAEGKPAPSRKVEVQVLDFEVGDSVTVTDGPFATLQATINEINADSKKVKGLVEIFGRETPVELSFDQIQKN
- the secE gene encoding preprotein translocase subunit SecE → MTDAVGSIDMPDAEDEVPESKKKTRKGGKRGKKGPLGRLALFYRQIVAELRKVVWPTRNQLTTYTSVVIVFVVVMIGLVTVIDFGFQRVIKYVFG
- a CDS encoding pyridoxal phosphate-dependent aminotransferase, whose translation is MSAATSPSERRVSARIGAISESATLAVDAKAKALKAAGRPVIGFGAGEPDFPTPGYIVDAAVEACRNPKYHRYTPAGGLPELKAAIAEKTLRDSGYQVDASQILVTNGGKQAIYEAFAAILDPGDEVIVPAPYWTTYPESIRLAGGVPVEVVADETTGYRVSVEQLEAARTERTKVVLFVSPSNPTGAVYSGADAEAIGKWAVEHGLWVLTDEIYEHLVYGDAKFTSLPAIVPELRDKCIVVNGVAKTYAMTGWRVGWIVGPKDVVKAATNLQSHATSNVSNVAQIAALAAVSGNLDAVAEMRTAFDRRRQTIVRMLNEIDGVLCPEPEGAFYAYPSVKELLGKEIRGKRPATSVELAALILDEAEVAVVPGEAFGTPGYLRLSYALGDEDLVEGVSRLQKLLGEAKA